The Microcystis panniformis FACHB-1757 region TGTTAGGGTGAATTTTGTTCGCCCTTTTTTTGGGTTTTCACAGCCAATTATCTCTAATACTAAATCCGTTGGCTCTCCCGGGTTTGGTGGGTAAAATGTATTCTAAGATACGGTCTTGCGGACGAGTGCGTGGAACGAACCACAGAGACACAAAGAACACAGAGATCAATCACTACTATATAAGTTAAACTTATCATAGAAAGAATAAGACTGAAGTGCGAAATATGGGGTTAAATGAAACAGCCCTACCCCTGAACGGTTACAAATTTTTGTTAACATATTAGACCTCTTGCATAATTTTTTTATGGTATAATATAAGGTTTTGCTTTTTTCTCAATTCTTAGATTGAAGTGGAAAAAAGAATAAAATGTGATCTTAGGTCAGGAAATCATCTATAATTTTGCTATGTTTATTAGCAAAATTATGGATTATCAAAACTTATCAGATGAACAATTCAAACGCCGTTTCGGTGTGTATAAACAAACATATAGAAAGATGGTAGAATCAGTAAAAAGTGTTGAAGCCGACTCTAATTCACCATCTAAAAGGGGACCGAAACCTAAACTATCTATAGAAGAACAAGTTTTAGTAACGTTAGAATATTGGCGAGAATATAGAACATATTTTCACATTGGTACAAGCTGGGAACTATCAGAATCAACTATATGTCGGATTGTAAATAAGACGGAAAAAATGCTTTTACAATCGGGAAACTTCCGTTTAAAAGGAAAAAAAGCTTTACTCAATCAAGCAGAGATACCGGTCGTAACGGTAATGGATGTAACGGAAACTCCCATTGAACGCCCCAAAAAGAAACAGAAAGATTTTTTGGGGGGTAAAAGAGGTTATCATACTTTAAAATCCCAATTAGTAGCTGATCAAAATACCGAGGAAATTATCTGTGTCTTTTGTGGGAAAGGTAGAGGTCATGATTTTAGTTTATTTAAAAAAAGTCGAGTTCGTTTTCATCCTTTAACTACCAGCATAGAAGACAGTGGTTATCAGGGAATAGCTGCATACCATAGTAATAGTTATACACCGAAAAAGAAATCGAAAAATAGAAAATTAACAGAGTTAGAAAAAGAGTATAACAAGGCTTTAGCCAAAGAAAGGATTATCATTGAACATATAAATAGGAAACTCAAAACCTTTAAAATCTTATCCTGTAAATATCGGAATCGTCGTCGAAGATATAGTTTAAGAGTTAACTTGTTGGCGGCTATTTATAACTGTGAGTTAGGGATAGGTATAGCAGCTTCTTAAAAGTTGCCTAAAGATTAATCAAGTCAAGGAGAATTTATTCTCAATTATAAAAATTGAGATAGTTTGTGCTGCTTAAATAAAGAGGTTTTGATAACCAAATTAAAGCATATCTAAAGAGTTTTGAGTTAAAAGTTAAACTTCAAGTTTTCATTCAGGACTAATGTACTGGTTAACTAATTTTTTGGGGAAAATTAGTTAACCCATCATTATAACATATAATTAATTTGCAAGAGTTCTATTATCTACTGGAAAACCATAAATGTTAAGATTGCTGGAATTTCCTGATCTGAATCTTTACTATATGAGAGCAGTACAACCCAGCCAAACAGAGCCTGTTATTGTCGCTCAGTCTTCCCCTGATCCTTCCCGATCAAATTCACCGCCAAGTAACGGCAGTTTCTCTTTAGTGCCGATAGGACTGACTGTTGTAGTCACCTTGATACTGGTTTCTTTGTGGTCACAAAAAGATAAAATTATTGGAGGTTTAAAGGCATGGACTGAACCAGACTCAGACACGATTCGATCCCAAGAATTTGCTGTTGATATAGAAGTATCAAATATTCGTACTCAGGATTATTTACGAGCCAATGTACAAGCGACAATTTATGTCTATATTGCCGACACAAAAGAAGACAACCAAAAGGCTCAAAAATTTTGGGTAGAAGAAGACAGTATTTCAACCGTAGCCGTAGAGAAAGCTGTTAAAAAACGCGCCGAAACCGCCTTACGAGGAAGTGCCAGTAAACATACATTAGACTATCTCCATACAAATCGCACAGAGGTGGGAAAAGAGGCTACGACTATACTTGGTAACTGCCTAAATCCTCTAGGATTAACTGTTAGAGACCTAGTTATTGGTGAAATTGAAGAAAGTGCCAACTATACTGCTGACAACTATTTCGATGCCAAGGCAGTTGAAGCTAGGACAAAAGTTATTCAACCGGCAATTCTGGCAACTCGCACGGAAGAGTTAAAGACGGAAGAAGCAATACGAAAACAGGAATTAGATACGGAAGAAACAATACGAAAACAGGAATTAGAGAAAGGCAGAGATATAAGGCTAAAGGAATTAGAGATAGGGATTGAACTAGAAAATCAAGAGCTTACACATCAAGAAACATCTTTGAAAAATTTAGAAACACTGGAAAAAGTCGAAAAGAGGAAGACTGATCATGAGCTAATTATAGAAAAATACCAAAATGAAAAAGAAAAAGAACTACAGGAGGCGATTGAAACCTCTGAATTAGCTTTAAAGAAAAAGCTCGAAATTGCTGAGTTAAACGACAAAAAAGAACTAGAATCCCTCAAAAACACAACAGAGATTGAAATTCAACTTAACAAGCTCTTACAGGACACAAAATTAATTGAGGAAAATAAAACGTTTCGCTTAAAGCAAGCAACAATAAATCAAGCAATAGAAACGGGAGAAATTGCTGCAACCATCTCGATTATTAGCAAAGAAAAAGAACGGCTGGAAACAGAAATAGAACGCGCCCAAGCAGAAGAAGCTGTTACTACAGCAATTGAAGAAGCTCAAGCCAAACGCCAGAAGCTGCAAGCGGAAATAGCCGCAGAGTCAGTGGAGAACGAAGCAAAAACTATCGAACGTTTGGCAGAAGCAGAAGGTAAGCGTTACCATCTCATACCGGCTACGGATGCCGATCGCACGGCTCAAATGATTCGGGAGTTAGCGCCTCGATTAATGGAAAATTTACCCCAGGTTGTTGAAATTGCCAAAGCATTAGCCCCCAAGCAGGGATTTTGGGAGACTCTAATATCTATACTTTTCCCAATGGAAATGGAGAAGAGATTAACAAGTTAATGCTTTCCACCAGTGGTATGTTACTGATCCAATCACTGCTAAATGGTAAGTTAGGAGACTTATTAGGTAAATCGCTCCGCTCTTTGAATAACGATAGCAACAACGGACAGGATAATTCTGACGTATAAGTAACAGCGAGATTGAGTCATCTAAGCCCATTAATCCCTGCCAATAAAACTAATTTTTCAACAGTAAACAAACTGAGTTTTGGAGTCTAAGTTCATGAACAAAGCAAAACAAAAACCTCCGCTAACATTTCCCCCCTTTCCCAAGACTACTAATTTCATTCTTACTTTTTTATTAGGACTTGGTATGGCTCTGGGCTTTGCTAAGTTAATCAGTTTTACAAGTTCTGCGAGTAACAATGCCGCCAAAATTAGCGATTTGCAAGGTTACTTACAATGGTTCAATGGCATAAATACTATCTATCTAAGTCTGGTATTGGCTGGGGGATTAGGCGGGTTACTTTACTCCATATTGCTTGACGGCGAGTTAGAATTGCCGTCTTGGAGTAAGAAAAATCCCAATAATCTCAACCCCGGCTTTTTGGGAGAAATTTTTGTTGGCATAGGTGGGTCACTTATTGCCTATCAGTTCTTACCCCAGGAGCTTAGAAAAACTGGCGATCCAGGCTTGGAAATCACGATTTTTGTCACTGGATTGGTGGGCGGCTACGGTGGTAAAGCCATCCTAGATGCGGCATTAAAGAAGGTAATTAACCGTATAGAAACGGCTGACCTGGCCAAAGAGAAAGCAGAATCTCAGGCAAAAGAACTCGAACAAAGAAAGCACATCCTCGATCTAGTCAACCTACAGATTCAAGAAGGGCTAAATTTATCCGAATTATCAGAACTCCAAGAGAAACTTGAAGCCGCTAGTGAGAATGTTAAAGAACGTGCTTTTAATCTTGCCCATGATGCCCGTAGCTTGGGAAGGAGAACTCTAACGTTTAAAGATCGGGTTAATAGAACAATTCCGATTTTTGAGGCTCTGGTAGCCAGTGATAACAATAATGCCTCCTATAATGCAGAGTTAGGTTATGCTTATATCAGTTCACAGCCTCCTGATTTAAACAAAGCCATCTCCTATCTCGATCGCGCCATCGAACTACGAATACCGGGAGCATCAACTGAGCAAGATAGCTGGAAGTACGAAATAAATCGGGCGATCGCCAGAATTGGCCTTGGCAATTCTCAATCAAGGGATGATATCTTAAAAGATTTGTTTGCTGTTGAGCAGCGGAAAGGACTAGCACAAGCTATTGACGAGTATGAAAGGGATGGAGTAGATGGGGGAAATAATTCCATAAAAAACTGGCTGATCCAAAATCAAGATTGGGTAAGTCAACAGACTAACGGGAAAGCTTTACTGGATAAAATTCAACTTTCTGGGGTGGCGAAACCTGTCACCTCAACCTTATCAGTAACCCAGAATCGGGCAGATTTAGTCGCTGCTCCCCCCAATACAAAGATTAAAGCAACCATTAAAACCTATCTGAAAAAGCAGCCCATTGATTCATCACAACTCGGTGAAAACGAGAAAAAAGAAGTTCCTGTGGGTACAGAGTATAAAATCCTCAAGCATTCACAAGAATCTGATGG contains the following coding sequences:
- a CDS encoding IS5-like element ISMae4 family transposase, whose protein sequence is MFISKIMDYQNLSDEQFKRRFGVYKQTYRKMVESVKSVEADSNSPSKRGPKPKLSIEEQVLVTLEYWREYRTYFHIGTSWELSESTICRIVNKTEKMLLQSGNFRLKGKKALLNQAEIPVVTVMDVTETPIERPKKKQKDFLGGKRGYHTLKSQLVADQNTEEIICVFCGKGRGHDFSLFKKSRVRFHPLTTSIEDSGYQGIAAYHSNSYTPKKKSKNRKLTELEKEYNKALAKERIIIEHINRKLKTFKILSCKYRNRRRRYSLRVNLLAAIYNCELGIGIAAS
- a CDS encoding SPFH domain-containing protein; translated protein: MLRLLEFPDLNLYYMRAVQPSQTEPVIVAQSSPDPSRSNSPPSNGSFSLVPIGLTVVVTLILVSLWSQKDKIIGGLKAWTEPDSDTIRSQEFAVDIEVSNIRTQDYLRANVQATIYVYIADTKEDNQKAQKFWVEEDSISTVAVEKAVKKRAETALRGSASKHTLDYLHTNRTEVGKEATTILGNCLNPLGLTVRDLVIGEIEESANYTADNYFDAKAVEARTKVIQPAILATRTEELKTEEAIRKQELDTEETIRKQELEKGRDIRLKELEIGIELENQELTHQETSLKNLETLEKVEKRKTDHELIIEKYQNEKEKELQEAIETSELALKKKLEIAELNDKKELESLKNTTEIEIQLNKLLQDTKLIEENKTFRLKQATINQAIETGEIAATISIISKEKERLETEIERAQAEEAVTTAIEEAQAKRQKLQAEIAAESVENEAKTIERLAEAEGKRYHLIPATDADRTAQMIRELAPRLMENLPQVVEIAKALAPKQGFWETLISILFPMEMEKRLTS